Proteins from one Anopheles nili chromosome 2, idAnoNiliSN_F5_01, whole genome shotgun sequence genomic window:
- the LOC128724992 gene encoding synaptotagmin-B yields MVFVSSAVLGAAAGTGLALLVAVTIVMYRYYVVRRKGKEWAELDRLEEKKAARKINLQDCNVTSGSVPVQPASSVVHHSISSETLATGPVEVTPSPLQPSLPTGMASAKKSYGTGCRPPHAVSSTASRNNSMESVHSRTSSYRECVPKFMTHANSDTRSTTSDNIILRKSRSPSPMRTFSLEGRFPVGSGSNADGVLERGSKASLASIVSGASARDVHSPKKRNSTFSGVMPLGGENSAPDSPIGSIRSDSGRSPRRRVPVILAANDIHKVLGRFHLRLRYDGAKEELLVHLVEAQDLTPIGDTGFRDPYVKMFLEPDEEQRTQQTAVHRTETHPYFDQQLSFPLKPRNLVKSNFVLQLLDYDRFSHDTVIGEIRFLLNTLDLSGCELWGDLIASQKPSEATSELLISLSYLPQAERLTVVVMKAKNLSISHEPFVKLYLLVNDKRVKKRKTSAIRTLDPTNPIWNEAFTFELPSSQLQDAGVELFVTSNEAEGQDLGCGVGLREGGTGTQHWQDLMQNNRKPIAMWHVLR; encoded by the exons ATGGTGTTTGTGAGCTCAGCCGTTCTGGGCGCGGCCGCCGGCACTGGGCTTGCCTTACTGGTGGCGGTCACAATCGTGATGTACCGATACTACGTCGTGCGTCGTAAAGGCAAGGAGTGGGCCGAGCTAGATCGtctcgaagaaaagaaagccgCCCGCAAGATCAACCTGCAAGACTGCAACGTAACGAGCGGTTCGGTGCCAgtgcagccagccagcagTGTTGTCCACCATTCCATCAGCTCGGAAACGCTAGCCACCGGTCCGGTTGAAGTGACACCAAGTCCTCTCCAGCCAAGCCTTCCGACAGGGATGGCATCAGCAAAAAAATCCTACGGTACCGGATGCCGACCGCCACATGCCGTTAGTTCGACCGCTTCTCGCAACAACAGCATGGAGAGTGTCCATTCGCGCACCTCG AGCTATCGAGAATGTGTACCCAAATTTATGACCCATGCCAACAGCGACACCCGTTCCACCACGTCTGACAACATAATTCTGAGG AAATCTCGCTCACCGAGTCCTATGCGTACGTTCAGCCTGGAGGGTCGTTTCCCCGTCGGATCCGGAAGCAATGCAGACGGGGTCCTGGAGCGAGGCAGCAAAGCAAGTCTGGCTTCGATAGTGAGTGGTGCCAGCGCCCGAGACGTCCATTCTCCCAAGAAACGTAACAGTACCTTTTCGGGAGTGATGCCCTTAGGCGGTGAGAACAGTGCTCCCGATAGCCCAATTGGTTCTATTCGGTCCGACAGCGGACGATCTCCACGAAGACGCGTTCCGGTGATTTTGGCGGCTAACGACATCCACAAGGTGCTTGGACGCTTTCATTTGCGATTGCGGTACGACGGAGCCAAGGAAGAGCTGTTGGTACACCTCGTTGAAG CTCAAGATCTGACTCCCATCGGAGACACTGGGTTCCGTGATCCGTACGTGAAGATGTTCCTGGAGCCAGACGAAGAACAACGCACACAGCAGACGGCAGTGCATCGCACTGAAACGCACCCGTACTTTGACCAGCAGCTTTCATTCCCACTGAAGCCCCGCAATCTCGTCAAGAGCAACTTTGTACTACAG CTGCTTGATTACGACCGCTTTTCACACGACACCGTCATCGGTGAGATTCGATTCTTACTCAACACGCTTGACCTGTCTGGGTGCGAGCTCTGGGGGGATTTGATCGCATCCCAAAAGCCCTCCGAGGCAACGTCTGAATTGCTGATCTCGCTTAGCTACCTTCCACAGGCCGAACGGCTCACGGTGGTCGTGATGAAGGCGAAGAATCTCTCCATCTCCCACGAACCGTTCGTGAAG TTGTATCTGCTGGTGAACGATAAGCGCGTCAAGAAGCGCAAAACCAGCGCGATACGGACGCTCGATCCGACCAATCCGATCTGGAACGAGGCGTTCACGTTCGAGCTGCCCTCCTCGCAGTTACAAGACGCCGGGGTCGAGCTATTCGTCACGTCGAACGAGGCCGAGGGCCAGGACCTTGGCTGTGGAGTAGGTCTGCGCGAGGGTGGTACTGGGACGCAGCACTGGCAGGACCTTATGCAGAACAATCGTAAACCCATCGCCATGTGGCACGTCCTGCGATAA
- the LOC128722158 gene encoding reversion-inducing cysteine-rich protein with Kazal motifs, whose protein sequence is MARQRMACWRHQLTIVCGLLLFRCEPLQAYANQHPPLSSLPSSPAAAHQHHDKDGDGTATGNGAEVVAFESSDIFRCCSDLQGSCKVACESLSLARIAADPSSREAKLVDVRMYCPRQQIPFWQCMNATMAAVQRGASWPGRVCCSQAMSIRCQHACATGSSRDDLRIGCRASDEQQLFGCLKRQEDGHRCCSSARTPECLKACGEVFQRYQTPSRTLREQVLTACHSNNSNVLQCIRGFIDVTFNRNLKRYVPCCDSSPEPRCRRVCHETLTAGGSDTDPYTVEEMIDLLQHRGGCGALMPTQPLWKCFLETEGPRTGGQQMASEEVSRINQIGMDSAKQHCCLKASSTRCRRLCSTTYANEWTTNLVGFEQECLTAPDEHALRQCIDEVDEPCELGCDGLSFCGNFNNRPTELFRSCRQHSDMAARGDVHQWRQQGYVPFPGGVQLPIRNQTECSFEVWKSIACTLQIKPCTKGSHTNHICRQDCLEVLRNCVDWQRTTGELSVSVLCHQLAPQNSSMPCISLGRFQPSSSVESDVALVSPCKGNPCNATQICLANRDGTYGYRCVNGCPLGEASSYLVPVGAFVRIPVSMTQKGCLKVCRCGESGRIEKCQPLPCISYDSCTLAGKRFPHLSHFYVECNVCSCFAEEITCTKRQCHVPGLTVDQSFTSLPCNCPPHYVPVCGRNGNTYPSACVARCAGVQEGDIEFGACRARNACERVDCGPLAVCLPDWNVCLSGMHKPCPQHRCVNLTATNCSTITDIRDTNLGYHANLCGMVFEQATFAYQEKYRKSCDTSRRRSQVCGVNGVTYRSECEAWSDYSTVDYNGPCQEVGLISASMDARCSSIKCPRRKVTNCSPVLPPGACCPICATALRIVYSRKQIDRGLYALKGQSATYLTLKSILQSLEALLQTVECRLSGQLTFENDLYVIVEPLSRSPSQLQSQICAREAERLVTLVRTQSHRITSELNLSALTVATLVTVSNAARNCGLYSSSVIVATVALGYLVGSHLRAW, encoded by the exons ATGGCTCGCCAAAGAATGGCGTGCTGGCGGCATCAGTTGACCATTGTTTGCGGATTATTGCTGTTCCGGTGCGAGCCACTGCAGGCTTATGCTAATCAACATCCACCATTATCGTCGTTGCCGTCATCGCCGGCGGCGGCTCATCAGCATCATGACAAAGATGGCGACGGTACCGCCACCGGAAACGGCGCCGAAGTCGTTGCCTTCGAATCCAGCG ATATCTTCCGCTGCTGCTCCGACCTCCAGGGATCCTGCAAGGTGGCCTGCGAGAGC TTGTCACTAGCACGCATCGCGGCCGATCCAAGCTCTCGGGAGGCCAAACTCGTGGACGTGCGCATGTACTGTCCCCGGCAACAGATCCCGTTCTGGCAGTGCATGAACGCAACAATGGCGGCCGTTCAAAGAGGTGCAAGTTGGCCAGGCCGTGTCTGTTGCTCACAGGCAATGTCCATCAGGTGTCAGCACGCATGCGCCACGGGGTCATCACGGGACGATCTGCGAATAGGTTGTAGAGCCAGTGACGAGCAGCAACTCTTCGGTTGTCTTAAGCGCCAGGAGGACGGCCATCGGTGTTGCAGCAGCGCCAGAACCCCCGAATGTCTAAAAGCGTGTGGTGAGGTGTTCCAACGCTACCAGACCCCTTCAAGGACACTCCGCGAACAGGTACTGACAGCGTGTCActccaacaacagcaacgtgCTGCAGTGCATTCGAGGATTCATCGATGTCACCTTCAACCGGAACCTGAAGCGAT ATGTGCCGTGCTGTGACAGTTCCCCTGAACCCCGGTGTAGGCGTGTGTGTCATGAAACACTCACAGCAGGTGGCTCGGATACGGACCCATACACGGTGGAAGAGATGATAGACCTACTGCAACACCGTGGTGGCTGTGGTGCCCTTATGCCAACGCAACCCCTTTGGAAGTGCTTCCTGGAGACCGAAGGACCTCGAACAGGTGGCCAGCAGATGGCTTCCGAGGAGGTTTCACGCATCAACCAGATCGGTATGGACTCGGCCAAACAACACTGCTGTCTGAAGGCTTCCTCTACGCGCTGTCGGCGACTCTGCTCCACGACCTACGCGAACGAGTGGACGACGAATTTGGTGGGCTTCGAGCAGGAGTGCCTGACTGCACCGGACGAGCACGCCCTCCGGCAGTGCATTGACGAAG TCGACGAACCGTGTGAGCTGGGTTGCGACGGGCTGTCGTTTTGTGGCAACTTCAACAACCGTCCGACGGAGTTGTTCCGCAGTTGCCGCCAGCATTCGGACATGGCTGCTCGGGGTGATGTCCACCAATGGCGCCAGCAGGGTTACGTACCATTCCCGGGCGGGGTTCAGCTACCGATCCGCAACCAGACCGAGTGTTCGTTTGAGGTCTGGAAGTCGATCGCCTGCACGCTGCAGATCAAACCCTGTACCAAGGGCTCTCACACGAACCACATCTGCCGGCAGGACTGTCTCGAGGTCCTTCGGAATTGCGTCGATTGGCAACGGACCAccggtgagctttcggtgtCCGTTCTCTGCCACCAGCTTGCACCTCAGAACAGTTCGATGCCCTGCATTTCGTTGGGTCGATTTCAGCCATCCAGTTCGGTGGAATCCGACGTCGCGCTGGTATCCCCGTGCAAAGGCAATCCCTGCAATGCGACACAGATTTGTCTGGCCAACCGGGACGGTACGTACGGTTACCGATGCGTCAATGGATGTCCACTAGGAGAAGCCTCGTCCTATCTCGTGCCCGTCGGTGCATTCGTGCGCATCCCTGTGTCAATGACGCAGAAGGGTTGCCTAAAGGTGTGCCGTTGTGGCGAATCCGGTCGAATCGAGAAGTGTCAGCCATTGCCCTGCATTAGCTACGACTCGTGCACGCTGGCTGGAAAGCGGTTCCCGCACTTATCACACTTTTACGTCGAGTGTAACGTGTGCAGCTGCTTTGCCGAGGAGATCACCTGCACCAAGCGACAATGCCATGTGCCGGGTCTTACCGTGGACCAATCCTTCACGAGTCTGCCGTGTAATTGTCCACCGCATTATGTGCCTGTGTGTGGGCGCAATGGCAACACTTACCCGTCGGCATGTGTGGCCAGGTGTGCCGGTGTTCAAGAGGGTGACATCGAATTCGGAGCCTGTCGAGCACGGAACGCCTGTGAACGCGTGGATTGTGGACCTCTAGCCGTTTGCTTGCCCGATTGGAACGTTTGCCTGTCGGGAATGCACAAACCCTGTCCACAGCATCGTTGCG TGAACCTAACGGCGACCAACTGCTCCACCATTACGGATATCCGCGACACGAACTTGGGCTACCACGCGAACCTGTGTGGGATGGTGTTCGAACAGGCCACGTTCGCGTACCAGGAGAAGTATCGCAAGTCCTGCGACACATCGCGTCGCCGTAGCCAGGTTTGCGGCGTAAATGGCGTCACCTATCGGAGCGAGTGTGAAGCTTGGAGTGACTACTCGACGGTCGATTACAACGGGCCCTGCCAGGAGGTGGGACTAATCAGTGCCTCAATGGATGCGCGATGTTCCTCGATCAAGTGTCCTCGACGGAAGGTGACCAATTGCTCGCCAGTCCTGCCACCTGGTGCCTGTTGCCCGATATGTGCCACAGCCCTACGCATCGTATACTCTCGCAAACAGATCGATCGAGGTCTGTACGCGCTAAAGGGCCAATCGGCGACGTACCTGACGCTGAAATCCATCCTGCAATCCCTCGAAGCACTGCTGCAGACGGTCGAGTGTCGCCTGTCGGGACAACTGACGTTCGAGAACGACCTGTACGTGATAGTGGAACCGCTGAGCCGCAGTCCATCCCAGTTGCAGTCGCAGATCTGTGCCAGAGAAGCCGAACGATTGGTCACCCTAGTCAGGACACAAAGCCATCGGATCACGAGTGAGCTGAACCTGAGTGCGCTGACAGTGGCCACACTTGTGACGGTTTCAAACGCCGCCAGAAACTGCGGTTTGTACAGTAGTAGCGTAATAGTAGCGACGGTGGCACTAGGATATTTGGTTGGGAGCCATTTACGGGCGTGGTAG
- the LOC128720005 gene encoding digestive cysteine proteinase 1, with protein MKFLLLVLGCTLAVALGTKPPRWPDVYSVSGVLNIPYAEINEPFYAWYDKTNGRSRIDYYGGMVKTYQLTKQGDYGVSLKLAPVTTQSLLNKETCLQVNGTADNAIDVQGILPYVKDFNLMGTEECSGYQCDKFSLTQLVGQKRNVYTLWVRYVKSPKYPASRMPIPVRYEMKGYNTLLGSHYDHYYLDYDSYDHQDIPEDVFEVKLSDPCVGFPGPGNGHYATFNPMQEFVHPHSEEHLHNEFGRFKNKHRKSYASEQEHERRLDVFRQNLRYIHSHNRANRGFTVAVNHLADRTEEEMKALRGFRSSGVHNGGQPFPYDTQLHMNELPDSWDWRISGAVTPVKDQSVCGSCWSFGTIGHIEGAYFRKTQKLVRFSQQALIDCSWGYGNNGCDGGEDFRAYQWMMEVGGVPMEDEYGGYLGQDGYCHVQNMTLYAQITGWVNVTSGDSDAFKLALFKHGPLSIAIDAGHKSFSFYSNGVYYEPECKNKLDQLDHAVLAVGYGKLNGEDYWLIKNSWSNYWGNDGYALMAVKDNNCGLTTDATYVLM; from the exons ATGAAATTCTTGCTGTTAGTTTTAGGCTGCACGCTGGCCGTTG CGCTTGGCACCAAGCCACCAAGATGGCCGGACGTGTATTCGGTGAGTGGCGTGTTAAACATACCGTACGCGGAAATCAACGAACCGTTCTACGCCTGGTACGATAAGACGAATGGACGCTCCCGGATCGACTACTACGGTGGGATGGTGAAAACGTATCAGCTCACCAAGCAGGGTGATTACGGTGTCAGCCTTAAGCTGGCCCCGGTCACGACGCAAAGCCTGCTGAACAAAGAAACCTGCCTGCAGGTCAACGGAACGGCCGATAACGCGATCGACGTGCAGGGCATCCTGCCGTACGTGAAGGACTTCAACTTGATGG gCACCGAGGAATGCTCCGGCTATCAGTGCGATAAGTTCAGCCTTACTCAGCTCGTTGGCCAGAAACGAAACGTGTACACGCTGTGGGTGCGTTATGTCAAATCCCCTAAGTATCCTGCGTCCCGGATGCCGATCCCGGTGCGGTACGAGATGAAGGGCTACAATACGCTGCTTGGTTCGCATTACGATCACTATTATCTCGATTACGACTCGTACGATCACCAGGACATTCCCGAGGATGTGTTCGAGGTGAAGCTGA GCGATCCGTGCGTTGGTTTCCCGGGACCCGGCAATGGCCACTACGCCACGTTTAACCCGATGCAGGAGTTCGTGCATCCACACTCAGAAGAACATCTGCACAACGAGTTCGGGCGGTTCAAGAACAAGCACAGGAAGTCGTACGCCAGCGAGCAGGAGCACGAGAGAAGGTTGGACGTGTTCCGGCAGAACTTGCGCTACATTCACTCGCATAATCGCGCCAACCGTGGGTTCACCGTGGCCGTCAATCATCTAGCCGATCGGACGGAGGAGGAAATGAAGGCGTTGCGTGGTTTCCGGTCGTCCGGCGTTCACAACGGTGGCCAACCATTCCCGTACGATACTCAGCTGCACATGAACGAACTGCCCGATAGCTGGGATTGGCGCATCAGCGGTGCAGTGACACCGGTGAAGGATCAATCCGTGTGTGGGTCCTGCTGGTCCTTTGGCACGATCGGTCATATCGAGGGTGCGTACTTCCGGAAAACGCAGAAACTGGTGCGTTTCTCGCAACAAGCCCTGATCGACTGCTCCTGGGGTTATGGCAATAATGGCTGCGATGGTGGTGAAGATTTCCGTGCCTACCAGTGGATGATGGAGGTCGGTGGTGTCCCGATGGAGGACGAATATGGCGGCTACCTGGGGCAGGACGGATACTGTCACGTACAAAACATGACACTGTACGCCCAGATCACCGGTTGGGTAAACGTAACGTCGGGTGATTCGGACGCGTTCAAGTTGGCACTGTTCAAGCACGGTCCgctctcgatcgcgatcgatgccGGGCATAAGTCGTTCAGCTTCTACTCGAACGGTGTGTACTACGAGCCAGAGTGCAAGAATAAGCTGGATCAGCTTGATCACGCCGTGCTGGCCGTCGGTTACGGTAAACTTAATGGGGAGGACTACTGGCTGATCAAAAACTCGTGGTCCAACTACTGGGGCAACGATGGGTACGCGCTGATGGCCGTTAAGGATAACAACTGTGGCCTTACGACCGATGCCACTTACGTGCTGATGTAA
- the LOC128730191 gene encoding 39S ribosomal protein L39, mitochondrial, whose product MPLKVAQMRSTAVLLHHVIKKHYSVASNVSTKASELFSDEQRRQRENVGRIEKIEVRYLGLPHDTTLVMNRDISTPYDCARHIGEKYCRQSALALLDNKTPWDMRRPLRDSCTLQLLNFNSAEPHIANKAFWRSCSFLLGAILQSSFKPEAGLHLHSFPKPNIKSGSFVHDIVLNEEHWNPTVAELRALSIEMIKLSQKDLPIERLDVSCDLASEMFSDNPFKRDQIPSVAAQNNGQVTVYRVGEHLDISKGPMMSSTGLLGRCTISAAHPIKDGSENGKYFYRMQGVALPSVLRISHFAYAILEKRSRKLNSAKLPNEPFEDSVAEQVA is encoded by the exons atgcCGTTAAAAGTTGCACAAATGCGATCCACAGCAGTGCTACTGCACCATGTGATAAAAA aacaTTACTCTGTCGCATCGAATGTGTCAACAAAGGCAAGCGAGCTGTTTTCTGATGAACAGAGGCGACAGCGGGAAAATGTGGGTCGAATCGAGAAAATTGAAGTCCGATATCTTGGCTTGCCGCACGATACGACGCTCGTGATGAACCGCGATATCTCCACACCGTACGATTGCGCTAGAC ATATTGGGGAGAAATACTGCCGCCAATCGGCTTTGGCATTGCTTGACAATAAAACACCGTGGGATATGCGCCGACCATTACGTGATTCCTGCACCCTTCAGCTACTCAATTTCAACTCTGCCGAGCCACACATCGCTAATAAGGCGTTCTGGCGATCTTGCTCGTTTCTGCTTGGCGCAATTCTGCAGTCGAGCTTCAAACCGGAAGCCGGTTTACATCTGCACAGTTTTCCCAAACCAAATA TCAAATCGGGCAGCTTTGTACATGACATTGTGCTAAACGAAGAACACTGGAACCCAACCGTTGCCGAGTTGCGAGCGTTATCGATCGAAATGATAAAGCTTTCGCAGAAAGACTTGCCGATCGAAAGGTTGGACGTGAGCTGCGACCTAGCATCAGAAATGTTCAGCGATAATCCCTTCAAGCGTGACCAAATACCGTCCGTTGCAGCTCAAAACAATGGTCAGGTGACAGTTTACAGAGTAGGTGAGCATTTGGATATAAGCAAAGGTCCAATGATGAGCTCGACAGGACTGTTAGGCCGTTGTACGATCTCAGCAGCGCATCCTATCAAggatggaagcgaaaatggaaaGTATTTCTACCGGATGCAGGGTGTTGCGCTTCCGTCTGTACTGCGCATCAGTCATTTTGCGTACGCCATTCTAGAAAAACGCTCAAGAAAGCTG AATTCAGCCAAATTACCAAATGAGCCTTTTGAGGACTCCGTTGCGGAGCAGGTAGCCTAA
- the LOC128731263 gene encoding sister chromatid cohesion protein PDS5 homolog B, producing the protein MADITYPAGCRPINEDLGQDELIRRLKTLTHTLQAMGQDEDGMYTQYIPLAVHLADDFFLQHPSRDVQLLIACCIADVLRVYAPEAPYKDQDQIKGIFMFLIRQLNGLRDPKDPAFKRYFYLLENLAYVKSFNMCFELEDCQEVFCTLFSLMFKIVNDEHSSKVKSFMLDVLAPLITESDSVSYDLLDLVYINIVEPFRTQKRNAYELAKELIIKTAHWLEAYTQAFFNQILILDKNEKQYQIMPKIYDVIYELNVITPTILLSVLPQLECKLKSTQEAERLKAVSTLARMFSEPGSTLARQYGPLWKQFLGRFYDIAVPIRIKCVQSTMHFLINHPSLRKDVIDTLRIRQHDSDETVRYEVVMAIVETAKRDLQIVSESEDLLEFVKERTLDKKYKIRKEAMNGLAMIYKKYLSDTNVPATTKKSVNWIKDKILHGYYMTGVEDRLLVERLLITCLVPYQLPALDRMKKLYQLLGTIDDNATKAFIELQKNQLKVRRSVADWIKLHRLKDLSAAVQKEMNVKCTNIAKQLPDPIKAQEFLVKFSAQMRKDPKLIVEMETILKRDVSCKECADTMAIVLKKLGQPIMTNTYYNTVKMLLERIASVMVDKESIGVLIELIQECMNGVKEVIEEVSLPADSAGERGLKLLTVLAYVFSAHFQHDEILRHMIGLLSFGESYVAPYVLKAFTYLGRYKALIESHPAILKELAPLCKEFAIVGTPKQAKHAIRCMFVNTQTGSAGSGNDLQGSGTDLTSIDIFPEIVEGLKQTLHPQSEHYRTAIVTLGHIAYNLPEKFHVQIKNIISRKIVKELLVKETADGRTNVPSKEWCDEQELPEETRCKVEGLKTMARWLLGLKKDVVSAQKTFRMLNAFISKKGDLLEQGGALSAAEKSWLRLSAGKAMLKICEQKGVGDQFIAEQFYNLSQLMTDPVPEVRDTFVKKLHKGLNKGIPHKCLPLDFMGYYALGGRETDQSLLSQIKSNIETDVNRRREYVKTFATGKIVAYTMSQLPHILPDYMLVFAVTVLTHDPQFTRPSDPVQLRQIERCLWLVLEPLVTNKEFFCCGFYKNLIERMKHHKDALKPDDEETNHKLWAICDIAMGLILTRLNFYDMREFPVEARIPSMYFQSQPEDFNNIRYYIPDDMYTLTDRAGRTAVASSSKSVATGAKTKPSSSSSTVVTVAVASSSSASSSDRNKIKTKTVRPPTPDDSDHNGEDEEDAGPPPSKRAHKGVDSDST; encoded by the exons ATGGCTGACATTACATACCCAGCCGGATGCCGTCCGATTAACGAAGACCTCGGGCAGGATGAGCTAATCCGTCGACTCAAAACACTTACCCACACGCTGCAGGCGATGGGCCAGGACGAGGACGGCATGTACACGCAGTACATTCCACTGGCTGTGCACCTAGCGGATGACTTCTTTTTGCAGCATCCTTCACGCGACGTGCAGCTTCTCATTGCCTGTTGTATTGCAGACGTGTTACGTGTgtatgcaccggaagcaccttacAAGGATCAGGATCAGATCAAAggcatttttatgtttctgaTCCGCCAACTAAATGGATTGCGCGATCCAAAGGACCCAGCATTCAAACGCTATTTTTATCTACTGGAAAACTTGGCCTACGTCAAGTCGTTCAATATGTGCTTCGAGCTCGAGGACTGCCAGGAGGTGTTCTGCACGTTGTTTAGCctaatgtttaaaattgtcaA tGACGAGCACAGCTCTAAGGTTAAATCCTTTATGCTTGATGTCCTTGCACCGCTTATCACGGAGTCGGACTCAGTTTCATACGATCTGCTCGATTTAGTATACATCAACATCGTAGAACCGTTCCGAACACAGAAGCGCAACGCTTACGAGCTTGCCAAAGAGCTTATCATAAAAACGGCCCACTGGCTAGAGGCATATACGCAGGCATTCTTTAATCAGATATTGATTTTGGATAAGAACGAAAAGCAGTACCAGATAATGCCGAAGATCTACGACGTGATCTATGAGCTGAACGTAATCACACCGACCATTCTGCTGTCCGTGTTGCCGCAGCTTGAGTGCAAGTTAAAATCGACCCAGGAAGCTGAACGGTTGAAGGCCGTATCAACGCTGGCACGGATGTTTTCTGAGCCTGGTTCTACACTGGCTCGGCAGTACGGGCCGCTGTGGAAGCAGTTCCTAGGCCGGTTCTACGATATTGCGGTACCAATCCGGATCAAGTGCGTTCAGAGTACGATGCACTTCTTGATCAACCATCCGAGCTTACGTAAAGATGTTATAGACACTCTGCGCATTCGACAGCACGACTCGGACGAAACTGTTCGCTACGAGGTTGTGATGGCCATTGTGGAGACAGCAAAGCGTGATCTTCAAATCGTATCTGAGTCGGAGGATTTGCTGGAGTTTGTGAAGGAACGTACCCTAGATAAAAAGTACAAGATACGCAAGGAGGCGATGAATGGGTTGGCTATGATCTACAAGAAGTACCTTAGCGACACAAACGTGCCAGCGACGACTAAGAAGTCGGTCAATTGGATCAAAGACAAGATCCTACACGGGTATTACATGACCGGAGTCGAGGATCGTTTATTGGTTGAACGACTGTTGATCACCTGTCTCGTGCCGTATCAGCTTCCAGCGTTGGATCGAATGAAGAAACTTTATCAGTTGCTTGGAACGATCGATGACAACGCCACAAAGGCTTTCATTGAGTTGcagaaaaatcaattgaaaGTACGACGCAGCGTAGCCGACTGGATTAAGCTGCACCGACTGAAGGACTTATCTGCGGCAGTTCAGAAAGAGATGAATGTCAAATGCACGAACATTGCTAAGCAACTGCCTGATCCCATAAAAGCACAAGAATTTCTGGTTAAATTTTCCGCGCAGATGCGCAAAGATCCAAAATTGATCGTCGAAATGGAGACCATATTGAAGCGCGATGTTTCGTGTAAGGAGTGTGCCGACACCATGGCAATAGTACTGAAGAAGCTTGGTCAACCAATTATGACCAATACGTACTACAACACGGTTAAGATGTTGCTCGAACGAATCGCATCGGTGATGGTGGACAAGGAATCAATTGGCGTGCTGATCGAGTTGATACAGGAGTGTATGAATGGTGTCAAGGAGGTGATTGAAGAAGTTAGTCTGCCTGCGGACTCGGCAGGCGAACGAGGCCTCAAGTTGTTAACCGTGCTGGCGTACGTATTTTCGGCGCATTTCCAACATGATGAAATTTTGCGGCACATGATCGGTTTGCTCTCATTCGGCGAATCATACGTCGCTCCGTACGTTTTAAAGGCGTTCACATACCTTGGGCGTTACAAAGCACTGATCGAGTCTCATCCGGCCATCCTGAAAGAGTTAGCGCCGCTGTGCAAAGAATTTGCAATTGTTGGCACACCGAAACAAGCTAAACATGCGATTCGGTGCATGTTTGTTAATACGCAGACGGGTAGCGCCGGTAGTGGCAATGATTTACAAGGATCCGGAACTGATCTCACTAGTATCGATATATTTCCGGAGATTGTCGAGGGGTTGAAGCAAACACTTCACCCACAGAGCGAGCATTACCGCACTGCGATCGTTACACTCGGGCACATTGCGTACAATTTACCCGAAAAGTTCCACGTGCAGATAAAGAACATCATCTCTCGCAAGATTGTAAAGGAACTGTTAGTGAAGGAGACTGCCGACGGGCGTACGAACGTACCGTCGAAGGAATGGTGCGATGAGCAAGAGCTGCCAGAAGAAACTCGCTGTAAGGTTGAAGGACTCAAAACTATGGCTCGCTGGTTGTTGGGACTCAAGAAAGACGTCGTGTCTGCACAAAAAACTTTCCGCATGTTGAACGCATTCATAAGTAAGAAGGGAGATTTGCTTGAGCAAGGTGGGGCTCTTTCCGCAGCTGAAAAGTCTTGGTTGCGTCTCAGCGCTGGTAAAGCTATGCTGAAAATCTGCGAACAGAAAGGCGTCGGGGATCAGTTCATTGCAGAACAGTTTTACAATCTTTCACAGCTTATG ACTGATCCAGTTCCGGAAGTGCGTGATACGTTCGTTAAGAAGTTACACAAAGGTCTCAACAAGGGTATTCCGCACAAGTGCCTTCCGCTTGACTTTATGGGCTACTATGCGCTCGGCGGAAGAGAAACCGATCAAAG CTTGTTAAGTCAAATCAAGTCCAATATCGAAACCGATGTCAACAGGCGTCGAGAATACGTTAAAACCTTTGCTACAGGTAAGATTGTTGCTTATA CCATGAGCCAATTGCCGCACATTCTACCAGATTACATGCTCGTGTTCGCCGTTACGGTTTTGACGCATGATCCACAATTTACGCGACCGTCAGATCCAGTTCAGCTGCGTCAGATCGAACGGTGCCTCTGGCTCGTCTTGGAACCACTCGTGACAAACAAGGAGTTTTTCTGCTGTGGTTTTTACAAGAACTTGATAGAACGCATGAAACACCACAAGGATGCTCTCAAACCGGACGACGAAGAAACCAATCAT AAATTATGGGCTATTTGTGATATTGCGATGGGACTCATACTCACTCGACTAAACTTTTACGATATGCGCGAGTTTCCGGTCGAGGCACGCATTCCCTCGATGTACTTCCAATCGCAGCCGGAAGATTTTAACAACATACGCTATTACATTCCCGACGATATGTACACTTTAACAGATAGAGCAGGTCGCACTGCTGTCGCTAGCAGCTCGAAGAGTGTAGCAACTGgagccaaaaccaaaccatccTCTTCATCCTCTACAGTAGTAACAGTTGCGGTTGCTTCCAGCTCGtcggcatcatcatcg GATcggaacaaaattaaaacgaaaacagtTCGTCCACCAACACCCGACGATAGTGACCATAATGGTGAGGACGAGGAGGACGCAGGTCCACCTCCATCGAAACGAGCACATAAAGGAGTCGACAGCGACAGCACATAA